A window from Gemmatimonadales bacterium encodes these proteins:
- a CDS encoding ABC transporter permease — MIDAVASDLRYAFRGMRQRPGFAAVAVLTLALGIGATTAIFSVVNGVLLRPLPYQRPEQLVMIWGWREQKAQAELSVPEYCEMREQAHSFQGVAAFAGGSVNLTGSGTPERLQMGYVTAEALPLLGVAPAIGRGLTTDDDLPGHSPVVLLSDGVWRRRFGADRSVIGRTVILDDATTTIVGVMPPGFQLPLHFAGSEMELWGPLQLDPATDRSVRGWHFLQMIGRLRPGVDAAAAEREVAGLAHRMRDAYPNDYLPGFTASVRPVDDQVVGAARPAILLLLGAVGLLLLIACANVASLLLARAESRQREMALRSALGAGRGRIVRQLITESVALATIGGLVGLLLAAWGVRGLILAAPSSVPRLGAIEVDGWVLTFAAAASLSAALLFGLVPVLHAGRVDLATTLAEGGRWGSSGAAGQRFRRGLVVGQIALALVLLIGAGLLVQSFLRVRGVDPGFDPEHLLTARIELTSVRYPHSPEIRALYDNLLRRVRAIPGVTSAAAVRALPMTGQTDIGDWSFVIEGAFSTPPAPGDWHPADWEVVTPDYFRTMRIPVLQGRGVEPEDRLDAPGAVVINQTLARKVWPGGNALGQRVLLGGGAVDSVWRTVVGIVGDVRRRGLSDEPRPEMFLPHAQFPAGTGTAARSLYLAVRASGSPARLAPALRAALDEVDPNIPLSEVQTMEQALGSWTAERRLTMLLVTGFALVALTLGAVGIYGVMAHQVVRRSREIGIRMALGAVPREILLLVLSQGGWLASVGIAAGLAGALVATRLIEALLFQVRPTDPMTFLATALVLAVVTVLASLVPAVRATRVNPIETLRSD, encoded by the coding sequence ATGATCGACGCCGTCGCCTCCGACCTGCGCTACGCCTTCCGGGGGATGCGGCAGCGGCCCGGCTTCGCCGCCGTCGCGGTCCTCACCCTGGCACTCGGCATCGGCGCCACCACCGCGATCTTCAGCGTGGTGAACGGCGTGCTGCTCCGCCCGCTGCCGTACCAGCGGCCGGAGCAGCTGGTCATGATCTGGGGCTGGCGAGAGCAGAAGGCCCAGGCCGAGCTCAGCGTCCCGGAATACTGCGAGATGCGGGAGCAGGCTCACTCCTTCCAGGGAGTCGCGGCCTTCGCCGGCGGCTCGGTCAATCTGACCGGCAGCGGCACCCCGGAGCGGCTGCAGATGGGGTATGTCACTGCCGAGGCCCTCCCGCTCCTCGGGGTCGCGCCCGCGATCGGGCGGGGCCTCACGACCGACGATGATCTGCCGGGCCATTCCCCCGTGGTGCTCCTGAGCGACGGCGTATGGCGGCGCCGGTTCGGTGCCGACCGGTCCGTCATCGGCCGGACGGTGATCCTGGATGACGCGACCACGACCATCGTCGGCGTCATGCCTCCCGGCTTTCAGCTTCCACTCCACTTCGCCGGCTCGGAGATGGAGCTGTGGGGACCCCTGCAGCTCGATCCGGCCACCGATCGCAGCGTGCGGGGCTGGCACTTCCTTCAGATGATCGGGCGGCTCCGCCCCGGCGTCGACGCCGCGGCGGCGGAACGCGAGGTGGCCGGGCTGGCGCATCGCATGCGCGACGCCTATCCCAACGACTACCTGCCCGGGTTCACCGCGTCGGTGCGGCCGGTGGATGATCAGGTGGTCGGTGCCGCCCGCCCCGCGATCCTGCTGCTGCTCGGCGCCGTCGGCCTGCTCCTGCTCATCGCCTGCGCCAACGTGGCGAGCCTGCTGCTGGCCCGCGCCGAGTCCCGGCAACGGGAGATGGCCCTGCGGTCGGCGCTCGGTGCCGGGCGCGGCCGGATCGTGCGCCAGCTGATCACCGAGAGCGTCGCCCTGGCGACGATCGGCGGACTGGTCGGGTTGCTGCTCGCGGCGTGGGGCGTTCGCGGGCTGATACTCGCCGCGCCTTCCAGCGTCCCGCGCCTCGGCGCGATCGAGGTCGACGGGTGGGTCCTGACGTTCGCGGCGGCGGCGTCGCTGTCGGCCGCGCTGCTGTTCGGCCTGGTGCCGGTCCTGCATGCCGGGCGGGTCGATCTGGCCACCACGCTGGCGGAAGGGGGTCGCTGGGGCAGCTCGGGCGCGGCGGGCCAGCGCTTCCGCCGCGGCCTCGTCGTGGGACAGATCGCCCTCGCGCTGGTGCTTTTGATCGGCGCCGGACTGCTGGTGCAGAGCTTCCTTCGGGTCCGTGGGGTCGATCCCGGGTTCGATCCGGAACACCTGCTGACCGCGCGGATCGAGCTCACCTCGGTGAGGTATCCGCACAGCCCGGAGATTCGCGCGCTGTACGACAACTTGCTTCGAAGGGTCCGCGCCATTCCCGGCGTCACCTCCGCGGCGGCGGTCCGGGCGCTCCCGATGACCGGGCAGACCGACATCGGGGATTGGTCCTTCGTGATCGAAGGCGCATTCTCCACCCCGCCCGCTCCGGGGGACTGGCACCCGGCGGACTGGGAGGTGGTCACCCCGGACTACTTCCGCACCATGCGCATCCCGGTGCTGCAAGGCAGGGGAGTCGAGCCGGAGGACCGCCTCGACGCGCCGGGCGCGGTGGTGATCAACCAGACCCTGGCGCGCAAGGTGTGGCCGGGAGGAAACGCGCTCGGCCAGCGGGTGCTCCTGGGTGGCGGGGCGGTCGACTCGGTGTGGCGCACCGTGGTGGGGATCGTGGGCGACGTCCGGCGTCGTGGGCTCAGCGACGAGCCGCGTCCGGAGATGTTTCTGCCCCATGCGCAGTTTCCCGCCGGGACCGGAACCGCCGCGCGGTCGCTCTACCTCGCGGTCCGGGCCAGCGGCAGCCCCGCCCGGCTGGCCCCCGCACTGCGGGCGGCGCTGGACGAGGTCGATCCCAACATCCCGCTCTCCGAGGTGCAGACCATGGAGCAGGCGCTCGGGTCCTGGACCGCCGAGCGCCGCCTCACGATGCTGCTGGTCACCGGCTTCGCGCTGGTCGCGCTCACCCTGGGCGCGGTCGGGATCTACGGCGTGATGGCGCACCAGGTGGTGCGACGGAGCCGCGAGATCGGGATCCGCATGGCACTCGGCGCCGTGCCGCGGGAGATCCTGCTGCTGGTGCTGTCGCAAGGCGGGTGGCTCGCCTCGGTGGGGATCGCCGCGGGGCTCGCGGGTGCGCTCGTCGCGACCCGCCTCATCGAAGCCCTGCTCTTTCAGGTGCGGCCTACCGATCCCATGACTTTCCTCGCCACCGCGCTGGTGCTGGCCGTGGTGACGGTGCTCGCCTCGCTGGTGCCGGCGGTACGTGCCACTCGGGTCAATCCGATTGAGACGCTGAGGAGCGACTGA
- a CDS encoding ABC transporter permease, whose translation MDTLWRDFRFALRGLIRSPGFTAIAVLTLALGIGANTAIFSVVNAVLLKPLSYAEPDQLVSIRARLTGRDRNNVPMSQPEYHDLLSGVPALREISAIWPININLTGLGEPQRIQAAVVSTNYFSVLGTAPVLGRDFTKADDIGHIGFVALISYDLWQSHFGGDRGVIGKTVRLDDDPITIIGVMPKGFRHPVESGASPMELWAPVSLDNPDTTFLNVRGARVFDLIGRLKPGATPDELHSQLAILTHRLAEAYPNSYPPAVGWQVDAIPLAARVVGNVRPALLVLLGAVGFVLLIGCANVANLLLARATTRDREIAIRTALGGSRMRLVRQLLTESLLLAALGGVLGLFIAMWGTSALEHLAALYLPRAREIGIDRAVLGFSAFLILFTGLGFGMIPAIQASRPDLQSVLKDSARGATSGVPRARVRSTLVVTEVAVALMLLAGAGLLLRSFQRLIAVEPGFNPEHLLTLQVWLPVRNEPEKGKYFTDAQRRGFYSAALAAVQRVPGVRAVALTSRLPFRGSNDARFEIEGRPTPPDQPSPSAEFRLVTPNYFETMQIPLLRGQQLSSVADSASRGEVLVNRTLAEKYWPGESPIGRRIQLFGSTGPWVSVVGVVGDVRQQAPDQPAREEFYLSSLYRPGQEMSFIVRTDGPPERLGTAVTRAIREAEPDQPVFGIMPMERVLTNASAERRFSLLLLTLFAGIALLLSAIGIYGVMAYTTTQRRHEIGIRVALGAGSSDVLGLVVGQGMRLVLIGLGLGLVGAWALSRVLSSQLYDVSSRDPVTYAAVAALLGIVALAATYLPARRALRVDPMISLRSE comes from the coding sequence ATGGACACGCTCTGGCGGGACTTTCGCTTCGCGCTCCGCGGGTTGATCCGGAGTCCGGGGTTCACCGCGATCGCCGTGCTCACGCTGGCGCTGGGGATCGGCGCCAACACCGCGATCTTCAGCGTGGTCAACGCGGTGCTGCTCAAGCCACTGTCCTACGCCGAGCCCGACCAGCTGGTCTCGATCCGCGCCCGGCTCACCGGGCGGGACCGGAACAACGTGCCGATGTCGCAGCCGGAGTACCACGATCTGCTCAGCGGCGTGCCCGCCTTGCGCGAGATCTCGGCGATCTGGCCGATCAACATCAATCTCACCGGCCTGGGCGAGCCTCAGCGGATCCAGGCGGCGGTCGTAAGCACCAACTACTTCTCGGTGCTGGGCACGGCTCCGGTGCTCGGGCGCGACTTCACCAAGGCCGACGACATCGGGCACATCGGCTTCGTCGCCCTCATCTCCTACGATCTCTGGCAATCGCACTTCGGCGGGGACCGTGGGGTCATCGGCAAGACGGTCAGGCTGGACGACGATCCGATCACCATCATCGGCGTCATGCCGAAGGGCTTCCGCCATCCGGTGGAGAGCGGCGCCTCCCCGATGGAGCTGTGGGCCCCGGTCTCGCTGGACAATCCCGACACCACCTTCCTGAACGTTCGGGGCGCGCGGGTGTTCGATCTCATCGGCCGGCTCAAGCCCGGGGCGACACCGGATGAGCTCCACTCTCAGCTCGCCATCCTGACGCACCGGCTGGCCGAAGCGTATCCCAACTCCTACCCTCCCGCGGTCGGCTGGCAGGTGGACGCGATCCCGCTGGCGGCGCGGGTGGTGGGGAATGTGCGGCCCGCCTTGCTGGTGCTGCTCGGCGCCGTGGGATTCGTGCTGCTCATCGGCTGCGCCAACGTCGCCAACCTGCTGCTCGCGCGCGCCACCACCCGGGATCGCGAGATCGCCATCCGCACCGCGCTCGGCGGGAGCCGGATGCGCCTGGTGCGGCAGCTCCTCACCGAGAGCCTCTTGCTCGCGGCGCTGGGCGGAGTGCTGGGGCTGTTCATCGCCATGTGGGGCACCAGCGCACTGGAGCACCTCGCCGCACTCTACCTTCCCCGCGCCCGCGAGATCGGGATCGATCGCGCGGTGCTGGGCTTCAGTGCCTTCCTTATCCTGTTCACCGGCCTGGGCTTCGGAATGATCCCGGCGATTCAGGCGTCCCGCCCCGATCTGCAGAGCGTACTCAAGGATTCGGCCCGCGGCGCCACCAGCGGCGTGCCGCGGGCGCGGGTCCGGAGCACCCTGGTGGTGACCGAGGTGGCGGTGGCGCTCATGCTGCTGGCTGGCGCCGGGCTGCTACTCCGGAGCTTCCAGCGGCTGATCGCGGTGGAACCGGGCTTCAACCCCGAACACCTGCTGACTCTTCAGGTGTGGCTCCCGGTCCGCAACGAGCCGGAGAAGGGGAAGTATTTCACCGACGCGCAGCGCCGGGGCTTCTACAGCGCGGCACTCGCGGCGGTGCAGCGCGTGCCGGGTGTGCGCGCGGTCGCGCTCACCTCCCGGCTGCCGTTCCGCGGCAGCAACGACGCCCGCTTCGAGATTGAAGGCCGGCCGACGCCGCCCGACCAGCCGTCGCCCAGCGCCGAATTCCGGCTGGTGACGCCGAACTATTTCGAGACCATGCAGATCCCCCTGCTGCGCGGGCAGCAGCTCTCATCCGTGGCCGACTCGGCTTCGCGAGGCGAGGTCCTGGTGAACCGGACGCTGGCCGAGAAGTACTGGCCCGGTGAGAGCCCGATCGGACGCCGGATTCAGCTCTTCGGATCCACGGGACCGTGGGTCAGCGTGGTGGGCGTGGTCGGAGACGTACGTCAGCAGGCGCCCGACCAGCCGGCGCGCGAGGAGTTCTACCTCTCCAGTCTGTACCGGCCGGGTCAGGAGATGTCCTTTATCGTCCGCACCGACGGGCCGCCCGAGCGGCTGGGCACGGCAGTGACCCGAGCGATCCGCGAGGCGGAGCCGGACCAGCCGGTCTTCGGCATCATGCCGATGGAGCGTGTGCTCACCAACGCCAGCGCGGAACGGCGGTTCTCGCTGCTCCTGCTCACCCTGTTCGCGGGCATCGCGCTCCTGCTCTCGGCCATCGGCATCTACGGGGTCATGGCCTACACCACCACCCAGCGTCGACACGAGATCGGCATCCGGGTGGCGCTCGGGGCGGGATCCTCCGATGTGCTGGGATTGGTGGTGGGTCAAGGCATGCGGCTGGTGCTCATCGGACTGGGCCTCGGGCTGGTTGGCGCCTGGGCGTTGAGCCGGGTGCTCTCGAGTCAGCTCTACGACGTGTCCTCGCGGGATCCGGTCACCTATGCCGCTGTCGCGGCCCTGCTTGGGATCGTAGCGCTCGCGGCGACGTACCTGCCGGCCCGGCGGGCGCTGCGGGTGGATCCGATGATCTCGCTCAGGTCGGAATGA
- a CDS encoding ABC transporter ATP-binding protein produces the protein MPLPIDPLIRLVGVSKIFHTEEVETHALSNIDLEIRAGEYVAIGGPSGCGKTTLLSILGLLDSPSEGSYILAGEPVATLSRERRARVRCRAVGFIFQAFNLIGDLTVFQNIELPLKYRGMSPKERRDAVYESLDRVGMLHRIGHYPAQLSGGQQQRVAVARAIAGRPLVLLADEPTGSLDSKSGQQVMELLAELHQGGATICMVTHDPRYLRHAQRTIYLFDGRLDGRGPFHQEVA, from the coding sequence ATGCCGCTTCCCATCGATCCCCTGATCCGGCTCGTCGGAGTCTCCAAGATCTTCCACACGGAAGAGGTGGAGACCCACGCGCTCTCCAACATCGATCTGGAGATCCGGGCCGGTGAGTACGTGGCCATCGGTGGTCCCTCGGGCTGCGGCAAGACCACCCTGCTCTCCATCCTCGGCCTGCTCGATTCGCCCAGCGAGGGGAGCTACATCCTCGCGGGCGAGCCCGTGGCCACGCTCTCACGCGAGCGCCGGGCCCGGGTCCGCTGTCGCGCGGTCGGTTTCATCTTCCAGGCGTTCAACCTGATCGGCGACCTCACCGTGTTCCAGAATATCGAGCTGCCCCTCAAGTACCGGGGGATGTCGCCCAAGGAGCGGCGCGATGCGGTGTACGAGTCGCTCGACCGGGTCGGGATGCTGCACCGGATCGGCCACTACCCGGCCCAGCTTTCCGGCGGGCAGCAACAGCGGGTGGCGGTGGCCCGGGCGATCGCGGGCCGGCCGCTGGTGCTCCTGGCCGACGAGCCGACGGGCAGCCTCGACTCCAAGAGCGGCCAGCAGGTCATGGAGCTCCTGGCCGAGCTGCACCAGGGTGGGGCGACGATCTGTATGGTGACCCACGATCCCCGGTATCTCCGGCATGCCCAGCGCACGATCTATCTGTTCGACGGTCGGCTCGATGGGCGCGGCCCGTTTCATCAGGAGGTGGCGTGA
- a CDS encoding ABC transporter permease, giving the protein MDAFLQNLRFAVRSLRKSPTLTGAVVLTLALCIGATTAIFSVVYAVLFRPLPWADPGNVLLVSEAWRGMRGDFSVGNWADTRREDHLLQYLVPAQGASLNLSEGDLPENVPSARVGADYFRLLGVRPALGRDFAAEENQPGHDGVVILSDRLWRRRFGGDRAIVGREVRLEGQPYTVIGVMPASLDYAVHDEELWVPFELTPERLAMHDEHYLTVLGRLKPGATLQQLTAELNAIAADLQRRFPKDNAERGLAAKPFQEELIREYRPRLYVLLGAVGFVLLIACANIANLLLARAAARSHETAIRAAVGAGRGHILRQALTECLVLAAAGGVLGAFAAYWGVTALVAIGPADVPRLSQARVDGMALGFALLVTLASGLIFGIAPALRMAASFPQQALKEGGRALGAAGRRDRLRSTLVVAEIALALVLLTGAGLLIRTGIALDGVDPGFDPRNVLAARVSLPAAGYQAPEQTQRAFARFAEQLEHAPGVVAAGLVSSAPLEGGGTNGLVPEGRPLGIESAINSSLRLVTPDYFKTMRIALRRGRTFTAEDRAGAPLAMVINEELARQAWPGEDPIGKRVACCDENPDGGPAWKTVIGVVANTRARGLAEDPDPEFYLPVAQAPGVAWGWLDRTMTLAVRTSGEPIAAAGTIRDAVRAVDPTVPVYNIGTMDQRITASLSQTRFSTMLLTAFGGIALLLAAIGVYGIISYGVTQRVQEIGIRIALGAQSRDVLTMVVRHGAMLAGWGLALGLVGALVLTRLLSGLLFRVSPTDPPTFATGLVVLSFVAVLAAALPARRAALVDPVTALRSE; this is encoded by the coding sequence ATGGACGCCTTCCTCCAGAATCTCCGCTTCGCCGTCCGCTCTCTCCGGAAGAGCCCGACGCTCACCGGGGCCGTGGTCCTGACGCTCGCGCTCTGCATCGGCGCCACCACCGCGATCTTCAGCGTGGTCTACGCGGTGCTGTTCCGCCCGCTCCCCTGGGCCGACCCGGGGAACGTGCTGCTGGTCAGTGAGGCCTGGCGCGGAATGCGCGGCGACTTCTCGGTCGGCAACTGGGCGGATACCAGGCGAGAGGATCATCTGCTCCAGTATCTGGTGCCGGCCCAGGGCGCGAGCCTCAATCTCTCCGAAGGCGATCTGCCCGAGAATGTCCCCAGCGCCCGGGTCGGGGCGGACTACTTCCGGCTCCTCGGCGTGCGGCCGGCGCTGGGCCGGGACTTTGCGGCCGAAGAGAATCAGCCGGGCCACGACGGCGTGGTAATCCTGAGCGACCGGCTCTGGCGCCGCCGGTTCGGGGGCGACCGGGCCATCGTCGGCCGGGAGGTGCGGCTGGAGGGGCAACCGTACACCGTGATCGGGGTCATGCCGGCGTCGCTCGACTACGCCGTGCACGACGAGGAGCTCTGGGTCCCGTTCGAGCTGACCCCCGAGCGCCTGGCGATGCACGACGAGCACTACCTCACGGTGCTCGGCCGGCTCAAGCCCGGCGCCACGCTGCAGCAGCTCACCGCCGAGCTGAACGCCATCGCGGCGGACCTGCAGCGGCGGTTTCCCAAGGACAACGCCGAGCGCGGGCTGGCGGCAAAGCCGTTCCAGGAGGAGCTGATCCGCGAGTACCGGCCCCGGCTGTATGTCCTGCTCGGCGCCGTGGGATTCGTCCTGCTCATCGCCTGCGCCAACATCGCCAACCTGCTGCTGGCCCGCGCTGCCGCCCGCTCGCACGAGACGGCCATCCGCGCCGCGGTGGGCGCGGGGCGCGGCCACATCCTGCGGCAGGCTCTGACGGAGTGCTTGGTGCTCGCGGCCGCTGGCGGTGTGCTCGGCGCCTTCGCCGCATACTGGGGAGTGACGGCTCTGGTCGCGATCGGACCGGCCGACGTGCCCCGGCTATCCCAGGCGCGAGTGGATGGCATGGCGCTCGGGTTCGCGCTGCTGGTTACCCTGGCGAGCGGTCTCATCTTCGGCATCGCCCCGGCGCTCCGGATGGCCGCGAGCTTCCCGCAGCAGGCGCTCAAGGAAGGTGGGCGTGCTCTGGGAGCGGCCGGACGCCGCGATCGCCTCCGGAGCACGCTGGTGGTGGCGGAGATCGCGCTCGCACTGGTGCTCCTCACCGGCGCCGGGCTGCTGATCCGGACCGGCATCGCGCTCGACGGGGTAGATCCAGGGTTCGATCCCCGGAACGTGCTGGCCGCCCGGGTGAGCCTGCCGGCGGCGGGGTACCAGGCGCCGGAGCAGACGCAGCGGGCCTTCGCCCGTTTCGCCGAGCAGCTGGAGCACGCGCCGGGCGTGGTGGCGGCGGGTCTGGTGTCCTCGGCCCCGCTGGAGGGAGGTGGCACCAACGGGTTGGTACCCGAGGGGCGCCCGCTGGGCATCGAGTCGGCCATCAACTCGTCGCTCCGGCTGGTGACGCCGGATTACTTCAAAACCATGCGCATCGCGCTCCGCCGCGGCCGGACCTTCACCGCCGAAGATCGTGCCGGCGCGCCGCTGGCGATGGTGATCAACGAGGAGCTTGCCCGCCAGGCCTGGCCGGGCGAGGACCCGATCGGCAAACGGGTCGCCTGCTGTGACGAGAATCCTGACGGCGGACCGGCGTGGAAGACCGTGATCGGTGTCGTGGCCAATACCCGGGCGAGGGGACTGGCCGAGGATCCCGATCCCGAGTTCTACCTGCCGGTGGCGCAGGCGCCCGGGGTGGCGTGGGGCTGGCTCGACCGCACCATGACGCTGGCGGTGCGCACCTCGGGCGAGCCGATCGCCGCGGCGGGGACCATTCGTGACGCGGTCCGCGCGGTGGACCCGACGGTCCCGGTCTACAACATCGGCACCATGGATCAGCGGATCACAGCATCACTCTCGCAGACCCGCTTCAGCACCATGCTCCTCACCGCGTTCGGCGGCATCGCGCTGCTGCTCGCCGCCATTGGCGTGTACGGCATCATCTCCTATGGGGTGACCCAGCGGGTGCAGGAGATCGGCATCCGCATCGCGCTCGGCGCCCAGAGCCGGGACGTGCTCACCATGGTGGTGCGGCATGGCGCGATGCTCGCGGGATGGGGCCTTGCCCTGGGCCTGGTCGGGGCGCTGGTGCTCACCCGGCTACTCTCCGGCCTGCTCTTCCGGGTGAGCCCGACCGATCCACCGACATTCGCGACCGGCCTCGTGGTCCTCAGCTTCGTCGCCGTGCTGGCCGCGGCGCTGCCCGCGCGCCGGGCGGCGCTGGTGGATCCGGTCACGGCGCTCCGGTCGGAATAG
- a CDS encoding ABC transporter permease → MDTLRQDLRYALRALRQSPAFSLAAILTLALGLGANTAIFSLVNAVLLRPLPYANADRLVLAWGHHPAIGRETASLPDFLDWRSGSRAFERLAALAKSRYIVAGGGEPELVPGAVATTNLFRTLGVAPALGRDFRDEEGTRAGARVVMLGYGYWQRRFGGRPEVIGSQVSLGREAPYTVIGVAPRGLDWDGPVDLWVPLITDTTQARRGDYLTVVGRLRPDVPLLRAQQDLVTVARHLEERYPDSNAGWSVELEPLRESVIGAVRPALLLFMAAVGLVLLIACANVANLLLARLAARQREIAVRAALGASRCRLLRQVLTESVVLAVLGGGLGVVLAIWGVQAFRLADPGVVPRVKEVGVDLHVLGFAAVLSLLTGLAFGLLPALRIFRQGLQDGLREGSRGVVGGTGVRGLRGILVLGQVTLAFLLLVGAGLLARSFERLLAVDPGFQPQGVLTARISLPASRYPEESRRLDLYRRLMERMEAQPGVRSAGYVSRAPLGDGAPYEGFSLEHQPALPPDAVQDAQLFTASPGYFGALAIPLLRGRRFTAADGPDAPPVALVNQAAVRRYWQGRDPIGSRITFGDPNDTAAVWRSVIGVVGNTRHARLSDDPYPQIYLPLAQSAGGSMVFTARVTGDPMGFATVLRRSLAELDPGVPLSDLRTLTDRMAGSLARPRLSAAVLGIFAATALLLAGIGIYGVISYGVTQRIRELGIRMALGAGADRVQRMVLAQGMVPVLLGIGLGFLAALGLTRLLRGLLFGIVPTDVPTFLAVTGFLLAVAVVAGLVPARRAARCDPVTALRAD, encoded by the coding sequence ATGGACACACTGCGCCAAGATCTCCGCTACGCGCTCCGCGCGCTGCGACAGAGCCCGGCCTTCTCTCTCGCCGCCATTCTCACGCTGGCGCTCGGGCTCGGCGCCAACACGGCGATCTTCAGCCTGGTGAACGCGGTACTGCTCCGGCCACTGCCGTATGCGAACGCCGACCGGCTGGTGCTGGCCTGGGGACACCACCCAGCCATCGGCCGGGAGACCGCCTCGCTTCCCGACTTCCTCGACTGGCGTTCGGGCAGCAGAGCATTCGAGCGCCTGGCCGCCCTCGCGAAGAGCCGATACATCGTGGCAGGGGGGGGTGAGCCCGAGCTGGTGCCTGGGGCAGTGGCCACGACCAACCTGTTCCGCACCCTCGGCGTCGCGCCGGCTTTGGGCAGGGATTTCCGAGACGAGGAGGGCACCCGGGCGGGAGCCCGAGTAGTCATGCTGGGCTACGGCTATTGGCAACGGCGGTTCGGCGGCCGGCCCGAGGTGATCGGAAGCCAGGTGAGTCTCGGGCGGGAGGCGCCGTATACCGTCATCGGAGTGGCGCCGCGCGGCCTCGACTGGGATGGGCCCGTCGACCTGTGGGTCCCTCTCATCACCGATACGACGCAGGCCCGCCGGGGCGACTACCTGACGGTTGTGGGCCGGCTTCGGCCCGATGTTCCGCTCCTCCGGGCGCAGCAGGATCTGGTCACGGTCGCGCGACACCTGGAAGAGCGCTATCCCGACAGCAACGCGGGATGGAGCGTGGAACTGGAGCCGCTGCGCGAGAGCGTGATCGGCGCGGTCCGGCCGGCACTCCTGCTGTTCATGGCGGCGGTCGGCCTGGTGCTGCTCATCGCCTGCGCCAACGTCGCCAACCTGCTGCTGGCCCGGCTGGCTGCCCGGCAGCGCGAGATCGCGGTGCGCGCCGCGCTCGGCGCCTCCCGATGCCGCCTCCTCCGCCAGGTTCTGACCGAAAGCGTGGTCCTGGCGGTGCTCGGCGGCGGACTGGGCGTCGTGCTCGCGATCTGGGGCGTTCAAGCCTTCCGCCTGGCCGATCCCGGCGTGGTTCCCCGGGTGAAGGAGGTCGGGGTCGATCTCCACGTGCTCGGTTTTGCGGCGGTGCTCTCGCTCCTGACCGGTCTCGCATTCGGTCTCCTGCCGGCGCTCCGGATCTTCCGCCAGGGGCTGCAGGACGGGCTGCGTGAGGGGAGTCGCGGCGTCGTCGGTGGCACCGGCGTGCGCGGGCTGCGAGGGATCCTCGTGCTCGGCCAGGTGACCCTCGCGTTCCTGCTGCTGGTCGGTGCCGGTCTCCTGGCCCGCAGCTTCGAGCGTCTGCTCGCGGTGGATCCCGGCTTCCAACCCCAGGGGGTGCTCACCGCGCGGATCTCGTTGCCCGCCTCGCGTTATCCGGAGGAGTCGAGGCGCCTCGACTTGTACCGGCGTCTCATGGAGCGGATGGAAGCTCAGCCGGGCGTGCGCAGTGCGGGTTACGTGAGCCGGGCGCCGCTGGGCGATGGGGCGCCCTACGAGGGGTTCAGCCTGGAGCACCAACCGGCGCTGCCGCCCGACGCGGTGCAGGACGCCCAGCTCTTCACCGCCTCGCCCGGCTACTTCGGCGCGCTCGCCATCCCCCTGCTGCGGGGGCGGCGGTTCACCGCGGCCGATGGTCCCGACGCGCCGCCGGTCGCGCTGGTCAATCAGGCCGCGGTGCGACGCTACTGGCAGGGGCGCGATCCGATCGGCAGCCGCATCACCTTCGGCGATCCGAACGATACCGCGGCGGTCTGGCGGTCGGTGATCGGCGTGGTCGGGAATACCCGGCACGCCAGACTGAGCGACGACCCGTATCCCCAGATCTACCTGCCGCTGGCGCAATCGGCGGGCGGGTCGATGGTGTTCACCGCAAGGGTAACCGGTGATCCGATGGGGTTCGCCACCGTGCTCCGTCGGTCGCTGGCCGAGCTCGATCCTGGCGTGCCGCTCTCCGATCTGCGCACCCTTACCGACCGGATGGCCGGCTCGCTGGCCCGACCCCGGCTGAGCGCGGCCGTGCTGGGGATCTTCGCTGCGACGGCGCTGCTGCTCGCCGGGATCGGGATCTACGGCGTCATCTCCTACGGTGTCACCCAACGGATTCGCGAGCTGGGCATCCGCATGGCGCTGGGCGCGGGTGCCGATCGAGTGCAGCGCATGGTCCTGGCGCAGGGGATGGTTCCGGTCCTCCTGGGCATCGGGCTGGGCTTCCTCGCCGCGCTGGGACTCACCCGGCTCCTCCGGGGCCTCCTTTTCGGCATCGTTCCCACCGACGTGCCGACCTTCCTCGCGGTCACCGGGTTCCTCCTGGCCGTGGCCGTCGTGGCGGGCCTGGTGCCCGCGCGGCGGGCCGCGCGGTGCGATCCGGTGACGGCGCTTCGAGCCGACTGA